One Nitrospirota bacterium DNA segment encodes these proteins:
- a CDS encoding ISL3 family transposase, which translates to FNLKAKLTMRKAYGFRSVENLQIALYHTLGNLPEPETTHKFC; encoded by the coding sequence ATTTAACCTCAAGGCGAAACTGACCATGAGAAAAGCATACGGTTTTCGGTCGGTAGAAAACCTACAAATCGCCTTATATCATACACTTGGTAATCTGCCAGAACCGGAAACAACCCACAAATTCTGCTGA